The Leptospira bandrabouensis genomic sequence ACCGAAGCATCGGATATTCCATTCTTATAAACCTCGCCAGATTATGGTGGGGTTTTTTTATGTCATGACATGTCTTTGTATTTTGATCTGTTCTACGGCCAACGTAGGTGCGAGAGGGATTGCTCTGAAATACACTTAGGGACAATCAATATTTTGCCAAAATGCAATTTGGCTGTGCATTAGTATCTTTGAATGTAATTGTTTGTAAATAGGAGTGTCATTTACATATATTGTAGGTAATTGATGAATCCTCAATTGTTAAAAAGGATGAGTCAATCTACTTTAAAAATTTCAATCCTAGATTTAATTGCTTTCAGTTTCTAGGTTCAACGAAATAGATCCATGGAAACTGTGAAAAATATAACCTATATGAATTGGAGTACAGGAAAAGATTCTGCCCTTGCACTTTATCATACTTTAAATCATTCAAACTATTCTGTTGGGAAACTACTTACATCGATAAATTCACATTTTGATCGAGTTTCGATGCATGGCATAAGACGAGAGTTGTTAGATCGCCAAATTCAGCAAATTTCCATTCCAAATGAAACGATCGAACTGCCTCAAAATCCTAGTATGAGTGATTATGATAAAATTATGCAAGATACGGTTGTAAGTTTGCAATCGGAAGGTTATACACATTCCGTATTTGGAGATATTTTTTTGGAAGATTTGAAAAAATACAGAGAAGATAAATTGGCCGAAGTTGGAATAACCGCATTTTTTCCTTTATGGAAAAGAAATACTAAGGAGTTAATTAAAGAATTTTTATCTTTAGGATTTAAAGCGATTGTCGTTACTGTTGATGCCTCTGTTTTAGATGAATCCTTTCTTGGAAGAGAGATAGATAATCAATTTCTAAATGATTTACCGAAGACAGTTGATCCGTGCGGTGAAAACGGTGAATTTCATACGTTTTGTTTTGCAGGACCTATTTTTAAAAATTTAGTGGAGTTTAAACTTGGTGAAACTGTATTTCGCAATTACCAGAGTTCTAATAATGATGGAGATAAAAATATTTGTGAAATCAATGCAAAAGGATTTTGGTATTTAGACTTATTGCCAAGTTAACTAAATAGAAGGTCTTCTTGATTCTAAATTAGTGAAGATTGGATTTGATAAAACAAATTAGGGATACGGTAAGTTTTTCTAATTATAAATAAAAACTTACTAAATATCTAAGTTAACAACTTCATATACGGTGATCGGTTTTGATTTCCCTTTGACAATGACCTTATCAATCTCTCGAATTGCAAAGCCATCATCAATTGAATATTTGCCTTCTATTTGTTTGTAAGTTGTCTCTGAAATTAAAATGGCGCAATTGTAATGTTTTGTTAATCCTTCAATCCTAGACGCTAAGTTAACATTGTCACCAATGACTGTATAATCTAATCTTCGGTCTGAGCCAATATTACCCACAATGGCTTCACCTGTATGGATTCCAATTCCCATATATAATTTGTCTTGTGGCTGCATTTTTTGGTTTAACTTTTCTAATTCATGATTCATAGCAACAGCGGATTTAACGGCACGGAGCGCATCATCCTCCGCTTTGAATGGAGCACCAAATATGGTCATGATAGCGTCACCAATAAACTTATCAATAGTACCATTAAATTTAAATATAACGTCAGTCATGCGAGACAAATATTCATTTAAAAACAGAACCACTTCCTCTGCGGACCTTTGTTCTGAAAATTTTGTAAAAGATCTGATATCGGAAAATAGAATCGTTACCTCTTTGTTTTCTCCGCCAGGTTCCAGTTGTGCTTTGTTTTTGTAAAATTCATCCACTAGTTGTGAGGGAAGATACCTTTCCATCATCTGTTTTGCATTTGCCTCTTTTACCATTTCAATGTTCGAAACGGTTGTGACATAGCCGATGGCAAGTATCATCCCAAGTCCAATGATCATAGGAATAAAATCAATAGGATAACCTTCGCCGAGTCCAATGGAGACTACAAATAGAAAAACAAAGGATAAAAATGCACCATATATCGTTCCAATTTTTGAATGTCGGAGTAAGTTGAATTGGTAAACAAAAATAGCACTAATCATAGCGATAAAATTGATAACACCATTGCCTCTCTGAACTGTTGGATCAAAATAAAGCATAAGTCCAATGATGAGGTAATCTAGTGTGATCGTAAAAAATTTCAAATACGGTTTATAGGGAAAATTGTTAAGGAAAAGTAGAACAGATCCAGCAAATACCAAAATTACAGTGTCTAGTAAAAGAGTGATAAAAGTTGGTGTGACAATCGTATAGTTAATCAGTTGGAAATAAGATAAATAATCCAAAAGGGATGCGATGGAAAAAATAACAAATCTAACGATCGCTACTGTTTTCTCATTTTTCATCTCTCTTGAGATTAATATCTCGTCTACAATTGATTTTTTCATTTTTTCATCTCCAATTCTATCGAACTAAAAAAAGTTCGTTCCTTTTTGCAGAATTTGCCACTTTTGTTTCTTTGGTCCAGATTTAGTCTCAAAATGAATGAGACTGAATCCATAAATCTCTTAAGCTTACTCATAAACAAACGATAAATCTTTTCCATTCCGATTTAGTGACCAGGTCGCTTTTCTTTGATTTTGCCTGAAGTTGGATTTATAAGAGCTTAAGACTCTAATGGATCGAAAATGATAGATTATTTTTTTTAGAAACGTAATCTGAATTGATTAGAATCATTCTCTTTCATTGGTAAATTTTTTTTCTTTCTAAATACAATCTTCGGTGGTTTAATCGAATTGCAAAATGAATAGAATGTGTTATCCTCTTCTAAGGTACGTTTTGAACTGGCTCTTATTATGAAAAAATTGATTCCCTTCTTGTTTCCAATATTTCTTTTTTTGAATTTATCTCTACGTAGTGAAACGATTCAACTGAAGTCGGGAGAAAAATGGGAAGGTTCCATCTTAGCCCAAGACAAAGATTCTGTGACGATCAAACTGGCAGACGGTAACAGAAAAGTTCTTTCAAAGTCGGTGATTCAAAAAATTTCCTTTGGAAAAAAGTCAGAATCTACTTCTCTTAAAAAAGAACCTCAGGTTTCGGAAGATCAAAAGAAAATCCAAGAAGAAAAATTACTCGCAGAAAAACAAAAACAGGAAGACGAAATTCGCAAAGCCAAAGAAGAACAACAGAAAAAAAGAGAGGAGCAACTTTCCTATGCGAAACGCCATTATCTAGAAGCTGCATTGGGAGCGGGAAGTGGTGAGAGCCAAGCAGAACTTCGTCCTTTCTTTCAAACCATTCAGTATGCGGGACTTATTTTCGGGAGTGGTGGCCAAGCTGAGTTACAATCCAATCCATACAAAAGTAAAAACCACAATGGAACAGCACGTTTATTTTACGCTTGGGACCGGTTCACCTTGGAGATTCGAGGTACGGAAGCAAAAGGAAATTTTGATGTAAGTGGTCTCCAGACTCTTTCATACGGGAGTGGGAATAACTCTTCCAATTCTATTACTACCAATACACTTTTGGGAAACAGCGAAACAAAGTTTCAAAAAGTTTCTTCTAGGATTGGTTTTACTCCTTATCCACATCCGGTTTTCGATTTTCAAATTGTAGGTGGAGTGGAAAGAATTTGGACCAAGACCACTCAAAAAGTTGATAGTGTTGGAGAGATTACCGCTACTGGAATGAATCCAAACCGAACAAGTTTTCGGGAAACAAGTCATCCTTTAAAAGGTTATAGCATTGGGATTGGATACGAATGGAAATTCTTGGAAAGGTTCACCTTACAGGGACAGATTTTGCATTTAGATATGCAAGGCCCATCTTCACTTCGAAGTAATGAGTTTCGTATGGACGGATCACCTTTTCGTTACAGTCAAAATGGTCTAGACTACCAATGGAAATCAACTGGGACAGAAGTGAATGTAAAATTCTCTACAAAGATCAAAGGTGATTTCAGTTTATTCATAGAAGCAAGTAACATGACTCTTAATAACAAATTAAAGTCAGGTTATATTACTGAAAATGAAGGTGAAGGAAATTCGGATCCATCCCAAATCTTACTTAAAAGCTATGGGCCACAAATATTAATTCCGATTTTTTATGATTCAAAGACGATACTGAGTTATGTTCAAGTTGGTGCAAATTATCGTTTTAATTTTTAAATTCTAAAACTTGTTTTGGATATAAATCAAAACAATGAAT encodes the following:
- a CDS encoding adenylate/guanylate cyclase domain-containing protein, which translates into the protein MKKSIVDEILISREMKNEKTVAIVRFVIFSIASLLDYLSYFQLINYTIVTPTFITLLLDTVILVFAGSVLLFLNNFPYKPYLKFFTITLDYLIIGLMLYFDPTVQRGNGVINFIAMISAIFVYQFNLLRHSKIGTIYGAFLSFVFLFVVSIGLGEGYPIDFIPMIIGLGMILAIGYVTTVSNIEMVKEANAKQMMERYLPSQLVDEFYKNKAQLEPGGENKEVTILFSDIRSFTKFSEQRSAEEVVLFLNEYLSRMTDVIFKFNGTIDKFIGDAIMTIFGAPFKAEDDALRAVKSAVAMNHELEKLNQKMQPQDKLYMGIGIHTGEAIVGNIGSDRRLDYTVIGDNVNLASRIEGLTKHYNCAILISETTYKQIEGKYSIDDGFAIREIDKVIVKGKSKPITVYEVVNLDI
- a CDS encoding diphthine--ammonia ligase, with product METVKNITYMNWSTGKDSALALYHTLNHSNYSVGKLLTSINSHFDRVSMHGIRRELLDRQIQQISIPNETIELPQNPSMSDYDKIMQDTVVSLQSEGYTHSVFGDIFLEDLKKYREDKLAEVGITAFFPLWKRNTKELIKEFLSLGFKAIVVTVDASVLDESFLGREIDNQFLNDLPKTVDPCGENGEFHTFCFAGPIFKNLVEFKLGETVFRNYQSSNNDGDKNICEINAKGFWYLDLLPS
- a CDS encoding cell envelope integrity protein TolA; translation: MKKLIPFLFPIFLFLNLSLRSETIQLKSGEKWEGSILAQDKDSVTIKLADGNRKVLSKSVIQKISFGKKSESTSLKKEPQVSEDQKKIQEEKLLAEKQKQEDEIRKAKEEQQKKREEQLSYAKRHYLEAALGAGSGESQAELRPFFQTIQYAGLIFGSGGQAELQSNPYKSKNHNGTARLFYAWDRFTLEIRGTEAKGNFDVSGLQTLSYGSGNNSSNSITTNTLLGNSETKFQKVSSRIGFTPYPHPVFDFQIVGGVERIWTKTTQKVDSVGEITATGMNPNRTSFRETSHPLKGYSIGIGYEWKFLERFTLQGQILHLDMQGPSSLRSNEFRMDGSPFRYSQNGLDYQWKSTGTEVNVKFSTKIKGDFSLFIEASNMTLNNKLKSGYITENEGEGNSDPSQILLKSYGPQILIPIFYDSKTILSYVQVGANYRFNF